TTTCGGCTTTTAGTTGTATGTTGTTCTCTTTAATTTGGACAAAGTATTTATCTTAATTGAATGAGGTATCTTAGATACAGGAGAATTTATGTAGAGGGTGAGATTAAGTGTTTATagaatttttgtttctttttttggtcAAGTTGTTCCTTTCTTCGTTTAGGAGTTGGATTTAGCTTTGCTTGGATGAGTTTTGTATAATCGCAAAGTGTATATGAGTATTGAAATGATAACTGATCTTAACTTGGATGAGATTTATGGTCGACCTGGAATAGTTTGAGATTGAGGTGTGTATACACTTCAGATGCGTATCTGGGGGTAGGATTTGGCAAAACCTGAATTTTTAAGATTTGTATATATATGGATCCGTACATAAATACATATCagctaaaaaaatcaatattattaaaatggAGCTATAAAGGTAGTCTTATTTTGAGATATAGCCTTTGGAAAACTTAGATGGTATGTTGTAGAATTCAATCATTCATTCTCCAAGATGGGAGTGaagaaacataaattaattgttaaaaaatcAGCAtgctaataatttatttagaaattattcctttttttctatGAGAAAGAACACATTTATAAATAGTAGATGTTGACCAAGACGAAAAGCTTGTAAGGATTGGAAGTATGCCATCTTCCATGTCTTACATATgctttatcttttattttgagaaatCAAAATCCCCACCCCCATCCCCCATGTCATGTCGACGGGAACAAATCTCAGCTTAGGTTTGAGATTGAGGTGCTTGTACGCTTTGTTGAGTTTTTGTCTCCTTTTTTTTCCTCTAGGAAGTTGGTTTTAACTTTGATTGAAGATGTCTATGAGTTGTAATTGGTATGTGATCAGTGTTGTATTTTAACTGTTTTGGCTGATTTCTTGTGCTGGTGTTCGTGAATTTATTATTACAGGCTTTACCAAACCAGCAAACTGTAGACTATCCAAGCTTCAAGCTTGTTATTGTGGGAGATGGAGGAACTGGTATGTTTCTATGTTTAACTGAGATTCGTTTCTAGTATCATTTATTTCAAAGAGAATATCAGTATTAACATTTGATGTCGAGCAGgtatttttgttttgatgtCTTCATTCATTTGATAAACATTATAAATGAGAAATTTTGATTTGTAATGGTTTTATATGAGAGTTATTTCAAATAGTTAAGTAATCATTATGAGTTTACACTGCAAATTTAGGGGATAACTGTTATATGTTGTATCCATTCCGATCTTTGTAAAATGAAGTGAATGTTTCATTGAGATCGGTGGCTTGCTTCCTTTTGTTAGAGTATCCTAATGGTTCCTGTTGTAAATGGATTTCCAGGCAAGACAACATTTGTCAAAAGGCATCTCACTGGTGAATTCGAGAAAAAATACGAACGTAAGTTTTTGATTTCCTATACTGACAGAAAGTGTTTCGATAATTTGGGTTGTTATCCTATTCAATAGTCTTGCTCTGTTTCTTATTTATTGGATTCTCACGAGCcgattatttattaaatttcattttcataCAGCCACTATTGGTGTGGAGGTTCATCCACTAGACTTCTTCACAAATTGTGGGAAGATTCGGTTTTATTGCTGGGATACAGCTGGACaagagaagtttggaggtctcAGAGATGGTTACTAGTGAGTGGTTCTAGGCTGTTTAAAACCTTTAGTTTCTGCAAGTCTCTGCTGCTCGATGGATGTTATTTCTGATGAAAAGCTTTTACTATCATATCCTAATAGTTACTGTGTAAAGTTCAAACTTCAAAGTTTCCAGAAAAAAGAGATATCAGAAATTAGGGGATTTGTTCTGACTGTGTAGAATAGTTGATGACATGTGTTTTTATTCAGAAAATGCCACTATTTGTATTTCTAGAATATGGTCTTGTATAACACTGCTCACACTTGCATCTCTTTTTAGCTGAGATATTACATTTGAATATATACCTTGCTATTCCGTTTTATGTCAATCACATGGATGACTGCCCTGCCATTAGTTGTCTTGGTTGAAGCTTTTGGTGACTGTATTTTGGCTTCTCATATTTCTCTACGTCAATCGTGCAGCATTCATGGGCAATGTGCAATTATCATGTTTGATGTTACAGCCCGTCTGACCTACAAGAATGTTCCTACATGGCATAGAGATCTTTGCAGGTGAGGATAGACTGCCAGCATTATACTCAACTTAATTGATGATATGCAATTGAATCTGAAATGGCTTTTCCATCACTTTTTGCAGGGTTTGTGAAAACATCCCCATTGTTCTCTGTGGAAACAAAGTTGATGTCAAGAACAGGCAGGTTAAGGCTAAGCAAGTTACCTTCCACAGGAAGAAAAATTTGCAATACTATGAGATCTCAGCAAAGAGTAACTACAACTTTGAGAAGCCTTTTCTGTACCTTGCCAGAAAGCTTGCTGGGTAATGcttataaacataaatatatttcttgTTTGCTCAAGCCATATATACTGTTGATGTATTGGACCTAATTTCTTGTCCCATTTGTTGTAGGGATGGTAATCTTCACTTTGTGGAGTCACCTGCACTTGCTCCCCCAGAAGTACACATCGACTTAGCTGCACAGGCACTGTAAGATATCTGTGTACTTTTGGTGCTTCATTGTTTTGTGCTTCTGCTAATATCGATGTTTTATATGCGAATTCTATAACTGTCATCAAGTCTGAAAAATATCAGATATTTACTGCTTAATACGTATAATCAAGTTAGACAATGCCCATTGCATCTTAATATGTTTTATCAGAGTTAGAACTGACGATTTTGATCATGAACAACCCTTGTATCTTACAGAATAGGAATAAGTATTAGGTTCCTGTAGGTTTAGATCATGCAAGTTTAGTCTCTTGCTTGCTGTTTCTGTGATGTAGTAGGTTCCTTGTGcttgaaattttgttttctcattgtactatttctaatttttaacCATACTATGTTTGTTCAGGCATGAAGAAGAGCTTCAACAAGCCGCCAATCAGCCACTTCCAGATGACGATGACGAAGCATTTGAATAGAAGGCATAGCTCAGAGCGGATCAGTTTCACTGTTGCACCTTTCAATTTCCTTGTCCTTAAACTTTCTATATTCGGACTTCTGTTTTTGTGGTTTGAGGATTTATTTGCTGCTTCCTTGTATTTTGATTGGTTATTAGATATTTATCTGGGGCCGTGAGGCTGTATTGTATTAGATATCATTAGTTAGTGTTCTATTCCGGTCCTGGCGTAAGTGCGTAAATTTCGAGGCTCTGTTTGAGCTTGTTATAATATTTACTAGGTAATATATTCGACAATTTTCTCTGAAAATGTTTAAATGTTAAACTGATAGTGAGTAGTGATGGTAGCTAGTTTGTTAGGTTTTTCAGAAAGTCTTATCCTTTGGATTCAAAATATGATGAGCAGTAGGCATTATGGTTTGGTGTTCATACTGATGTGGTTGTGTTATCCCAATACATATAAATGTTTTAATAAAGGTTTGGTGTTAATAGTGATGTGGTTGTGTTATCCCAATACATATGAATGTTTTAATAACTTTTCGTTTGTATGACATGATATTTTACCATTTATTACCTTTCAGGATTTAGTCGTGGTTTTTCAAACTTCATTGCTCAATTCGTTCGTGTGTTGAAAGACAATTAGATTACTCTgaatgcctttttttttttttactttcttgtcTTGGTGATAGTGAACATTTCACTTGAAGGCTAGAAGTAATTGAGTATTtgataaatgatgaaaaaataaattgaaataaaattgaagtCTTATTAAAACTTTCTATTGCAATTTTACAACAacattactttattaattattattattaatgtataGAAGTGGCTACAAGAAAGCATGTGTTGGTTGACAAGCTTACTTGCCCACATAGAGGTTGTTTAggtatttctatattaataGCTTTAGGTTTGTGTTAAAATCAAAAAATGGATGTTACGACACTtgtctaattaattataaaaataaaagaaatgcagaaaaacaaaataagaacaaGATAAAGCGAAAGACTATTCTTTCTATTAGAACTCCCAAAATCTGATTTTCATATGTACAAGCAACTAAATGCGTATAGTACAGAATTGTACTAATTACAAGTCTCACCCTTTGTTtctcaaataaaacaaaatataaagaaaataagaaagaggATCAGCCGGGATGCCAAACAATTACCTCTTAAGTCCAACAACATGCCTAGGAAAGTAAGAGAAGAAAAGCAATCATGCTATACCGGGCTCGAAATCTACACAACTGTAGAAGTAAGTACTAATAACagggtacccaacaagcaacaTAATTAAAGTCATCTAGCTAGAAATTGAATACTCTTTTCATCCCAATCGAACCTCCTTAAACTATTATTTGCACAAAAATCAGCTCGATCTAGCAGTTCTATAATACACAGATCACAAGGCTCAATATACAAAGTTATTCAATAGTCACAATCTAACAACCAATACGAATCAATTAAGTCAATCTTAATGTCAAGTAGATCAATCATACGTAACAAGTGCATCAATCTCAATGTCATGTGGATTAATCACACATAACAAGTGCATCAATTTCAATTCACAAGTATATCacacataaacatcaaaatgtACCAGATCACAACAATCAATTTCTTAAAGAGTTCTTAGTCAAAATAATGAACTTATGCATGAGTTCATGTAAAATTAATGGAAAAATATGTAATTGAGTCAAAATAATCGTACAAGAacaaaatcaaacaattgaatcaacacaattagaaaaagaattgaatgaaaacatatcaatttgatgaaattgaacTTGGAGAATTGAAAAATCTTTAGGGCTCAATGAATAGAATCCATTGATAAGACCCTACATACCTTGGCGATCAAATCCCAAACAATGAGTGGAATTTGAGACTTTAAGCTTGAAACCTAGTCTTCTTCTtagacttgagagagaattgAGAAAGACGATTGTGGTTGagatttgaagattttagtGAATGACAGACCTAGGGTAATTTTAGGGGCAGAAAGATAGTTATAATACTTAGAATTTGGGTCAAAACGACATAATATAGGTATTAAATGCATAGTAAATACCTAAATACCCTTAAGAAATAACCGTCGAACAATATTGGTACTAAATGCATCAGAATGCCATTCTCTTTCACACTCAATTGGTGATAACCCGATCGAAGTTCAATCTTAGAGAAGTAACTCGCTCTttagagttgatcaaacaagtcgcttgttcttaattgtaaccttattcaattgtcGATAGTCAATGCAAATTCAAAGAGAaccatcctttttttttttgaataaacaACAATGGAGCACCTCATGATGAGATACTCCAACTAATAAAATCCTTATCTAACAAGTCCTTCAATTGATCCTTTAATTCCTTAAGTTCTGCCGGGGTCATAAGATAAGGAGGAATGTAAATAGGTTGCATGGCTAGGAGAAAGTCAATATCAAAGTTTTTCCTTTTGAGAGGAATATCGGGAAACACTTCAAAAAACCCATTTACAATCAAAACTCACTCAAAAATAGGGTTTTGAAATCTATATCCCTAACCCAAACAAGATGATAAATGCACTTATTAGAAGTCATCCTCATAGCCTTTAGGCAAGATATAAACTAACCTTAAGAACATAATTTCCCCTTTTCCATGTCATGATAGGTTCATTCGGAACCTTTAATGTGACCAATCaggttctacaatctatggaagtaTAACATGTATGAAGTCAATCCATTCCAAGGATAACATCGAAATGTAACAAATCAAGATCCTTTCGATCAGGCGGAAGTAAGAAGATTGCAGCTCTACACAATTACGATATTTCTTTACTAAACAGCTTCCCCGGATCATGCTACAATTAGAGTTGTGGAGATAGAGAATGCTCATTCTCCTTTAATAGCAAAGACCTTTTCACGAGATCAACGTGAATGACTTTATGAAAAGAAGGAAACATATCAATTTTCTGTACTCTCTTATAATAGAATCACCAAATGGGAGTAAAGACATAAAAAGAGATAAGAAAGGAAATGGAGTACTAATTCATATCTATGCCtacattgtttcataatgtagaATCTAACGCTTCTCCTCCTCACGTTTGTGGCTAGTGATTGAGTGTTTGATTgtgtttgtgagttctcatgttCCGAGGACCATGTCACCTTTACTTTGCTTTATTATGTTCTAGTTTTTAGACGTTGTACGTGGTTTGGGGGTTACAACCCGACCACTCTTTGATGTATTAGATTGGCTTGTCAAGATACGAGTATACTTCTGCTTTTATGTGGAACTCTTTCATAATGTTCAATTTTCTACTTTTctctattatattgtattgtaagTACCTCAAGTGGCTTGTGTAGGGGCTCTCGAGGTCTTATATGCCATGTCATGTCTAGAGTCTGCTTTAGGTCGTGACATTAGATTTTCCTACGACTATGCCAGACCAAAATAAGGGGTTGTAATAtaaaaaaacccaacaaatatTACTCTAGTTCACGCCTTAAGAATGTCATCTCTATGTATAGAATTATACGCtctaataataatttcatttgttattggcaacaacaccaatgACTTTAATATTGTATTACATCTCTTCATGCGTCTTATTCATTCCAAAGAGGGTATAATAATACTTGTCAAGGGCATGATATAACTGAAAGTCTGAATGTGGGAGATACTAAAACTAACATAAACTATATGAGCTACTATATGGAGCTCACTGTACTTatccacaccaaaaagagggtGCCAATACTTTGCCAAAGTAAGGACCTGATCTAAGCTTATGTGGGTCCATTAAGCTGATGTCTATAATGAACAATCCTACGGAGACACACAATTCTTGGATTTAGGAAGCTACTAAAGTATCATGGACGCTGATCAAAATCCTTTACCCCTAAAGCCACGCAGTGCCAAGTATAACTCCCATTGAAACATGCATATAAActgtaaataataataataaaaaaatactgaATCATATTGATGATTGATAAATATTAGTAGCATCTAAATCAtgataacttaaaataatttagaaagaTACTTTATTTGAAATCATGATGGTGTGATAATTTGAGATATGCATATGAAATAACATAATTCTAAATCTGAAAAACACTTGTATGCTATGGATGCATAAAAATACCATTGAAAACATGAAATTATAATGACTTAAGTCATCTACAGCCACTTAAAGTTGTTCCCATATTTCATTTGAACACCTCAACTAGGgcttgtacctattgaacactttatttattgaaaaatcatttttattagacacaaaatgctGACATGGCAAAAAAAGTATGTTCCCCTCGCCTTGAACGCGTAAAGCAGTTAAAAAtcgtattttttttgttttccaactTATATACTTGAtaagttttctttttaaaaaaataaaaaaatggaaaagcCATGCCTTCATCTTCTTCACTTCTTCACTGCAAGTCTGAAACTTTCTTTCtctaatctttttatttttcttttgcttttgcattcatttttaattgattttttcagCAAAAGCTTTGAAATGACGGAAGAAAAGCattaattaaagaagaaaaatcaaattgcGTCAAAAATAGTTCTGGCGAAACTCTATTTTTCCAGCGAGACTAATACGAAtctgaaattattttctttcaaattgttAAAAAATTCATACCCTAAAAAAACTCACAgtatagaaggaaaaaaatcatatgAGAATCTAAATTGATGGTTGAATACAAAAATGAGATTGAGAGAAACAACTACTACAATATTTGTGGATATcgaaataaatgaaaagaacaGGTGTATGAGTGAAAAACATCCGTTGAGAGAatcaaagatgaaattaagATAATTATTGTTGATTTTAATTGCGGCAACTCTGTCGTGTTTCGGTAAAGAAAGCGGAAGATGGACGCTGTGGGTGGGTGGGTTGGTGGGGGTGTTCTGGCCAAGTAGAAATAGGAAAGaagatttattttctttttaatttatttttacttatttttatgaatgaaatgccacatgtcttttttttatttgttactatgTCACATCATTAGCAAGTGTATGACAcactttttctattttagttgATTGTCACAAAATgttcaataaatatattttttaactaaTGAAGGTGTTCAATTGAAACAAGCCAAAGATAGAGTGTCTAAGTGAATCATGTGGACAACTTTAAGAGGCTATGTATGACTTTaatcaattataataaaaatcatGTAGCTGACAACCAATCATGAAGAAGAACTAACATTCATCAAGAACCCATGAATATCCTAGAAATCCTAGGTTTGGAAATTAAGTTTGAGTAGAAATCTTGACTTGATTCTTGGAACGGGAACTTGAAGGTTGAAACCTCGTTCTTGCCTTGAGAGAGTAGACATTGATTTAGGTAGAGTTAAGTGAGAATGAGAGGTTAGGGTCACAATGAACCCCATAATTCCACTTAGAATAGTCCTAAACGATGTAGcatatgaattaaaagaataaaaaaagatcAAATGATCATCATTAAAAAGTGTCGGAAGTCATCGACGGATCATAGAATAATCTATGGATTGTGAAAGGAtccacaaaaaaagaaaacattttctgatTTATGAAGTCCCTTTGTACAAAACGGATTTACAACTCATGAAAGGTTATACCAATCATACTGGTCATCCGTAAAAGTTAGGGAAAATTTGAGATTATTAGGTTTCAAGAATTTGGTTTATCCTTTATACGACCCATGAAACCTTTTACAACCTATGAGACCCATTCATCCTGTTAAAGCCCCAAATTCAACTTTCTAAAGTTTGATCTATGATCAAGTCTACGAATGGTAAAAAGGATTACGATTCGTAACCAGGCTCGAAAATCTCAGACAAAATTCTTCAATGTTCTGAAGTTGGTTTACGGTGACCATCTATGGTTCGTAAATTCTTTTATGGATTGTAGATAAATCTCGTAAACCACATACTTTATAGACTTTAGTTGGCATCAAAACGAGGCAATAACTCATGCTTAAGAGCTAAAAATACTTCATCATAAAGTCTCGTCGATCAAAACTATGTCATCCGCgaatatcatatatcataaatgCAACTCTACCATAATTGAGAAGTCCTCCGACTCTCTCCTATTATCCTTATCCAAGTCTTGACTTAATTAATTCGTTCATGCTCGCCCTAAAGTATGTCCATTGTACACCTATAACCTCCAAAGATATTCGAATCTTAATATAGGCCGGGGGTACACCttttttttggagaaagaagGACAATCAAAATCTTAATCGGACTCCTGCAACATAAACATAGAAACTGCAACCGCGTCCTTTATCACTTGCCTTATCTCACGCTCCTTCACACTCCTCTTTACTCTCTAATTGCTTCCATGGCCGAGCTACAGCCGCCCGATGCCTCCATCTCTGCCACTCCCGTCCCTTCTACTGCCCTTACAGCCACCACGTCCAATCCGACATCTATAGCTCCACCACCTCCCCCATCCGATAACCCTCTAACCAACAACgttaataacaataatttagGCCCCAGTTTGGCTCCGAAACGACAGCGCCGACCAAGTGTTCGTTTAGGCGAGATCGGCGATTCACCTTCGGACACTCACTTCCGGCGAGGCCACAAAACCTGGCGTTTCCACAAGGACCCAACTCTGGCAGCTAAAACATCAAAGACCCGCCCTCTAACTAATCTTGTTAACGGTGGTGGGGATAATAATTATGACGAAAACAACATCGAGGAGAACAATTATAACCTTGATTTGGGAAATCGCAAGTCTAAATCGAGGAAACCCACGAAGAGGGTGAGGACAAATTGGCATTCCTCGGCAGCTAAGTTTGAGACGCCTAATGGCGGAGGAATTCACGAAGAGAACTTTTTCAGAGAAGATAACAATGATAACGAAGAATTTCGGGAATTCGAGCTTGAGGGTTCAGAAAGCCCAGTGAAAGAGCACAGTCCAATTAACTCAATGGAACATATGGGGCTTCAGTATTGGGATCGGAGAGGAATTAGGACTAGAGTGTCGGAGAGCAGAGACCATCACGATGACATCAACAACGGAGGAGTTCATAACGAAACGAATTCTGGGGATAAGAGCATTGGAGTAAGGGATTGGTTGGTTGATTTGGGTCTGGGGAGATATGCTCCTGTTTTCGAGATACACGAGGTTGATGATGAGGTTTTGCCCATGTTGACTCTGGAGGATCTCAAGGATATGGGGATTAATGCTGTTGGTTCCAGACGAAAAATGTTCAATGCCATACTGAAGCTGCGAAAAGGGTTTTCGTGAGTTTAGCCTTAATTATATTAATGTATGTTTAGCTTTTATTTACTGCTTACTTTCCTTTTTCGTTACTTTTCGCCGCTTACATGGATAATTAAAGTGGTATTAGTTTTGCAGctagatttattttttctcctccCTCTGCTTTTAGTATGTTAGTTATTGTGAAATGTAATAGTTGATATACCAATGAGAATGACATGACAAGCacttttaattgattaaactaaGTTCTAGTGTGTCTTAAATGAAGTATATAAGTTTGAAAGAAGTCGGTCTGTTCTTGGATTCGATGtgtatttaattaaaagaaataaaggaaACTACCTTTCGGATCTAGAGTATTTATTTGTGTGCGAAATGGTTAGACTATTTATACGTCTCTAGTACTTTAACCGCTAGATGCCATCTCTAACCTTTGTTTTACCTGTGTTTAGTTCCACTTCCTGCAATTAGATCCTTTTATTCATTATCAAAATGGGATCTTTCTCTTGTATTAACTTGCATAGAGCTTAAAAATCTTTCATGAGTGTAGTTGGAAATTTTGAATTACTTAGTAAACAACGAAGAGTAAATTATTTAACTAAAAGCAAAATGGTGAATCATCTGATGAAACAAAGAATGACCTACTACAGAAGTACATGAAATAAGAGCACATATCTTAGAGACTTGGACTTGAGTTAAGTCATTCATCAAAGCATGGTTCAGATAGTATCTGCTTTATTAGCTTCCAACTGTACTGTAAAGTGTTTCCTTGTAGAAATCTTACATCTTCTAGGGTGACGGTCTTATCGATAATAACTTTTGCAGCTTTAGCCTTCTTCTCTGGAGACTCTAATTTGTCTCCTCTGTAGTAGAGTAGATATAACTTGTAAAGAAAAGGCTTCTTCATGCTTAATGATGGTTGTGTTGTAGAATAATTTGTGTACCCTTTTATGGTCATTGTTCCTCGTCTCATTTAGTTCATAGATTGAAAAGCTTTatcatttttcttgtaatgatATTGTCTTTTGGTCATAATTGCTTCCAGCATTCTCTTTTGCTGGCTTACTAATGACAATTACAAATTACCGATAACAAATAAAGGCTTTATCTCCTGTATTCTGACACAACTCTCATTCAGCTGAAAAACACACTGGTAGTTAGCTTTGAAAGAGAGAAATCCAGTTTGTagaatatttatgatatttgtgACAGACGTCTTTGAACACATGCTTCTTAAGGGAGGCACTAACTTCGTATCTAAATTTCCCAGCTTTGTGACGGATTGTTCAAAAAGGTTTTAGGTGAGATAATGTTAATCTTCCCATCTCCCTTAAACTAACCATTCTTGACTGCACTCACCTACATGGCTAAAATTCTCTCTTgacctcaatttttttttccatttttgctTGCAAGTGGTTGCACCAGTCAGTCACTGCTTTTGTTTTCTAGTCTCTTTGTTCTGCtttcatttgtttatttttcaggTGATCAAGGTGTGATGTTTCCTAGCCTAGATATATTTTTCgctaattacaattttttggtTCATAGTGTTGTTTCATGTGTTCTGCTTTCATTTTTGCTTGCAAGTGGTTGCACCACTCAGTCACTGCTTGTTTTCAAGTTTCTTCGTACtgctataaattaaaatgtgatGTTTCCTAGCctagatatatttttttgctaattacaattttttggtTCATATTCTGTTGTTTCATGTGTTCTGCTCTCATTTTTTGCTTGCAAGTGGTTGCACCAGTTAGACACTGCTTTTATTTTCCAGTCTCTTCGTTCTGctttcatttctttattttcaggCGATCAAAGTGTGATGTTTCTTTGCTAATTACAATTTATTGGTTCATATTGTGCTGTTTCATGTGTCCCCTTCCCCCCCAACCTTGTGCCCCTCCCATCTTCTTTTGGAATGGTGAGCATTTGTTTGGGGGGGGGNNNNNNNNNNNNNNNNNNNNNNNNNNNNNNNNNNNNNNNNNNNNNNNNNNNNNNNNNNNNNNNNNNNNNNNNNNNNNNNNNNNNNNNNNNNNNNNNNNNNNNNNNNNNNNNNNNNNNNNNNNNNNNNNNNNNNNNNNNNNNNNNNNNNNNNNNNNNNNNNNNNNNNNNNNNNNNNNNNNNNNNNNNNNNNNNNNNNNNNNNNNNNNNNNNNNNNNNNNNNNNNNNNNNNNNNNNNNNNNNNNNNNNNNNNNNNNNNNNNNNNNNNNNNNNNNNNNNNNNNNNNNNNNNNNNNNNNNNNNNNNNNNNNNNNNNNNNNNNNNNNNNNNNNNNNNNNNNNNNNNNNNNNNNNNNNNNNNNNNNNNNNNNNNNNNNNNNNNNNNNNNNNNNNNNNNNNNNNNNNNNNNNNNNNNNNNNNNNNNNNNNNNNNNNNNNGggttttttttggggggggggggggggaatcgTGAGAATAATTGATGCTGCGATGAAGGAGATTAGTCTCATTCCGAGCTTCAAAAGTTGACTGACATGTCTCACTTTTCTGGCAatgcctttttttttctcactgTTATTAGCTGGCTGATCTCATATATTTTGGATGTTAAGTTTCCTCGTTAAGGCTTGAGTGGCACTGGTTTCACGTATGACCTTAATCTGCTTAGAACTATTCCATTTGGCATTTGGTTGTTTGTGAGCAAATTATTGATGAAGTCTGATAGCTCTTATTTTGTGTGACTATTGGATTGCAGCGAGTTTGATGTATGAATTCAGATTCAGTTTAGTTAGAAATTGGTGAAACAAACTTAAGAAGATTTGTCATATGCTAAATTACAATGCAAAaatttgctaaagaaggatGAGGGGGACCTAGAATGGGAGCAACAAGGTATATTATGACAAGGGTATAGTATGTTTATTTTTCCAGGAAGGTAAACTTGTTTGACATCAAAACACCATATGAATTAATCTATGTTCTAAACTTAACTCATGAGAGCTCAACTAAAGTAGCCTCGGTGGTGAACAAGATGAGGGAAGCAAGGCTGAGATGGCTTGGATATGTGAAGAGAAAATGCATAAACACGCCAGTGAGGAGGTGCGTGAGGTTTGTTACTGAGGATACAAGGAGAGTCAGAGGTAGGCGGAAGAGTATTGGGGAGATGTGGTATGGAAGGAAATGACACAACTTTAGGTTACTAAGATTCTGAGAAATGATCTTAGATAGGAAGATGTGGAGGACATGTATTAGGGAAGGAGGTTAGTAGGTAGTGTAGTGTGTTGTCTTGGTTTTGGTTGGTTGGTGTTTGTCATTGTACTAGTTGTATTATTGTagcttttttttaatcattgtttattattgttttctgTAATCTATCCTAGTATGTTGTTTATTCCATCTCAGTTATTTTCCTATTGTATTCTTGTTTTTGCTCCTTTCTTGTAGACTTTTACACTGTCTTCTTGTTACTTGCAATTTTTTCTTCActgcttttttcttttttgtaccTGGATTCGCTGCATTTGAGCCAATGGTCTTTCTCAAACAGCTTCTCTACCTCTACGAGGTAGTGATAATGTCTTTGTACATTCTACCCTCCCCAGTATTCACTT
The window above is part of the Solanum pennellii chromosome 5, SPENNV200 genome. Proteins encoded here:
- the LOC107020652 gene encoding GTP-binding nuclear protein Ran1, translating into MALPNQQTVDYPSFKLVIVGDGGTGKTTFVKRHLTGEFEKKYEPTIGVEVHPLDFFTNCGKIRFYCWDTAGQEKFGGLRDGYYIHGQCAIIMFDVTARLTYKNVPTWHRDLCRVCENIPIVLCGNKVDVKNRQVKAKQVTFHRKKNLQYYEISAKSNYNFEKPFLYLARKLAGDGNLHFVESPALAPPEVHIDLAAQALHEEELQQAANQPLPDDDDEAFE
- the LOC107018757 gene encoding myb-like protein A, translated to MAELQPPDASISATPVPSTALTATTSNPTSIAPPPPPSDNPLTNNVNNNNLGPSLAPKRQRRPSVRLGEIGDSPSDTHFRRGHKTWRFHKDPTLAAKTSKTRPLTNLVNGGGDNNYDENNIEENNYNLDLGNRKSKSRKPTKRVRTNWHSSAAKFETPNGGGIHEENFFREDNNDNEEFREFELEGSESPVKEHSPINSMEHMGLQYWDRRGIRTRVSESRDHHDDINNGGVHNETNSGDKSIGVRDWLVDLGLGRYAPVFEIHEVDDEVLPMLTLEDLKDMGINAVGSRRKMFNAILKLRKGFS